From a single Chitinophaga sp. Cy-1792 genomic region:
- a CDS encoding helix-turn-helix transcriptional regulator has protein sequence MSGVTLEEKIKALQSIEDELPAVLLIHKFPEGGVVHMSQRGCHALGYTLEEIIALGQEYYQRVFNPQDVEDFVPRILELVESPAEEDRIVSFFQQVRLAGREDYEWHLSTTRVFFRDETGLPTHLITCAIPIDPLHHVTSKLKRLLKENTFLRQHQHVFAELTKREKEILRLTALGHSAGEMARELHISEKTVVTHRRNIKSKINAESMYDLTQFAQAFDMI, from the coding sequence ATGTCAGGAGTAACGCTGGAAGAGAAGATAAAAGCATTGCAATCTATTGAAGATGAATTGCCGGCTGTTCTATTGATCCATAAATTTCCGGAAGGAGGAGTGGTGCATATGTCGCAACGGGGTTGTCATGCCCTTGGCTATACGCTGGAAGAAATCATTGCCCTGGGCCAGGAGTATTACCAGCGTGTATTCAATCCACAGGACGTGGAAGATTTTGTACCACGAATTCTGGAACTGGTGGAATCCCCTGCCGAAGAGGACAGGATCGTTTCTTTTTTTCAGCAGGTAAGGCTGGCGGGCCGTGAGGATTACGAATGGCACCTGAGCACGACCCGTGTTTTTTTCCGCGATGAAACAGGGCTGCCTACACACCTGATTACCTGCGCTATTCCCATAGATCCGCTACATCACGTTACCAGCAAATTAAAAAGACTGTTAAAGGAAAATACTTTTCTGCGACAGCACCAGCACGTTTTTGCTGAACTCACCAAAAGAGAAAAAGAAATTCTCCGATTGACGGCATTAGGTCACAGTGCCGGAGAAATGGCCAGGGAACTGCATATATCAGAAAAAACAGTTGTCACCCACCGTAGAAATATCAAATCAAAAATCAATGCAGAATCTATGTATGATCTTACGCAGTTCGCCCAGGCATTTGATATGATCTGA